In a genomic window of Cynocephalus volans isolate mCynVol1 chromosome 1, mCynVol1.pri, whole genome shotgun sequence:
- the ZBTB21 gene encoding zinc finger and BTB domain-containing protein 21 isoform X1 → MEGLLHYINPAHAISLLSALNEERLKGQLCDVLLIVGDQKFRAHKNVLAASSEYFQSLFTNKENESQTVFQLDFCEPDAFDNVLNYIYSSSLFVEKSSLAAVQELGYSLGISFLTNIVSKTPQAPFPTCPNRKKVFVEDDENSSQKRSVIVCQSRNEAQGRTVSQNQPDLSHTSQPSPSIAVKTSTSKPHLPKPIEPLHSLSLTEKSWPKESSVGYAKSLEHSGSLDDPNRSSLVKRNAVLPSKPLQDRESMDDKPGVSGQLPKGKAIELALKRPRPPVLSLCSSSETPYLLKETNKGSSQGEDRNLLYYSKLGLVIPSSGSGSGNQSIDRSGPLVKSLLRRSLSMDSQVPVYSPSVDLKSSQGSSSVSDDAPGNVLCALSQKSSLKDCSEKAVLDDRPQVPQPHRLRSFSASQPMGREGTSPVTEVRIKTEPSSPLSDPSDIIRVTVGDAASTATASSSSSITRDLSLKTEDDQKDMSRLPAKRRFQADRRLPFKKLKVNEHGSPGAGDNFEEGSNPTLLEADFPDSDLNKDEFGELEGMRPNKKFKCKHCLKIFRSTAGLHRHVNMYHNPEKPYACDICHKRFHTNFKVWTHCQTQHGIVKNPSPASSSHAVLDEKFQRKLIDIVREREIKKALIIKLRRGKPGFQGQSSSQAQQVIKRNLRSRAKGAYICTYCGKAYRFLSQFKQHIKMHPGEKPLGVNKVAKPKEHAPLASAVESKEVYQCRLCNAKLSSLLEQGSHERLCRNATVCPYCSLRFFSPELKHEHESKCEYKKLTCLECMRTFKSSFSIWRHQVEVHNQNNMAPTENFSLPVLDHNGEVTGASRPQPQPEPNKANHVVTAKDDHVFNDSSEQVNFDSEDSSCLPEDLSLSKQLKIQVKEEPVEEAEEEAPEASAAPKEAGPSRDANLWPCEKCGKVFTVHKQLERHQELLCSVKPFICHVCNKAFRTNFRLWSHFQSHMSQATEESAHKESEACPVPTNSPSPPPLPPPPPLPKIQPLEPDGPVGLSENPAPATDKLFVPQESDTLFYHAPPLSAITFKRQFMCKLCHRTFKTAFSLWSHEQTHN, encoded by the coding sequence ATGGAGGGATTGCTGCATTACATCAACCCTGCACATGCCATTTCTCTCCTGAGTGCCCTCAATGAGGAGCGCCTCAAAGGACAGCTATGTGATGTGCTTCTGATTGTTGGAGACCAGAAGTTTCGAGCTCATAAAAATGTCTTGGCTGCCAGCAGTGAATATTTTCAGAGTTTATtcacaaataaggaaaatgagtCACAAACTGTATTTCAGCTTGACTTTTGTGAACCAGATGCTTTTGATAATGTTTTAAACTACATTTATTCTTCATCTTTATTTGTTGAGAAAAGCAGCCTTGCTGCTGTGCAAGAACTTGGCTATAGCCTTGGGATTTCCTTTCTGACTAACATCGTTTCTAAAACACCTCAAGCCCCCTTTCCAACATGTCCTAATAGGAAAAAAGTTTTTGTAGAAGATGATGAAAACAGTTCTCAAAAGAGAAGTGTCATTGTTTGTCAAAGTAGAAATGAAGCACAAGGAAGAACTGTTAGTCAAAATCAACCCGATCTAAGCCATACTTCCCAGCCCTCACCTAGCATTGCAGTCAAGACCAGTACCAGTAAGCCTCATCTTCCAAAACCAATTGAACCACTTCACAGTTTGTCGTTAACGGAAAAGAGTTGGCCAAAAGAGAGTTCTGTGGGATATGCAAAGTCTCTTGAGCATTCTGGATCTTTGGATGATCCTAATAGAAGCAGTTTGGTGAAAAGAAATGCAGTATTACCTTCAAAGCCTCTGCAAGACAGAGAATCTATGGACGATAAACCAGGTGTAAGTGGTCAGCTTCCAAAAGGAAAAGCCATAGAGCTGGCTTTGAAAAGACCACGGCCACCTGTTTTGTCTCTTTGTAGCTCATCAGAGACTCCCTATCTATTAAAAGAAACTAACAAAGGAAGTAGTCAAGGCGAAGACAGAAATTTGTTGTACTATTCAAAGTTAGGCTTAGTGATCCCATCCAGTGGATCTGGTTCTGGAAACCAAAGCATCGACAGAAGTGGCCCACTTGTTAAGAGTCTCCTCAGACGGTCACTGTCGATGGATAGCCAGGTTCCTGTCTATTCGCCCTCTGTAGATTTGAAATCTTCCCAGGGATCATCTTCGGTGTCAGATGATGCACCAGGGAATGTGCTTTGTGCTTTATCTCAAAAGTCATCTTTAAAAGATTGTAGTGAAAAAGCAGTCCTAGATGACAGGCCTCAAGTGCCACAACCACATCGCCTCAGGTCCTTTAGTGCTTCTCAGCCTATGGGTAGGGAGGGAACCTCCCCTGTGACTGAGGTGCGCATCAAGACTGAGCCCAGCAGCCCGCTGTCAGACCCCTCAGACATCATCCGAGTCACCGTGGGAGATGCAGCATCAACAGCAACAGCCTCATCGTCATCCTCCATCACCAGAGACTTGTCTCTGAAAACAGAAGATGACCAAAAAGACATGAGCAGACTCCCAGCAAAAAGGAGGTTCCAAGCGGACAGAAGATTGCCATTTAAGAAGTTGAAGGTGAATGAGCATGGGTCTCCTGGAGCAGGAGATAATTTTGAAGAAGGCTCAAATCCTACTCTCCTTGAAGCAGATTTTCCAGATTCTGATTTGAATAAAGATGAATTTGGTGAGTTGGAGGGGATGAGaccaaacaaaaaatttaaatgcaaacaTTGCCTTAAGATCTTTAGATCAACAGCGGGTCTTCACCGCCACGTTAACATGTACCATAACCCAGAAAAGCCCTACGCTTGTGACATCTGTCACAAGAGGTTTCACACCAACTTCAAAGTGTGGACACATTGTCAGACCCAACATGGCATAGTGAAGAACCCGTCACCAGCCTCTAGTTCACATGCTGTTTTGgatgaaaaattccaaagaaagcTGATTGAcatagtgagagagagagaaattaagaagGCCCTGATCATTAAGTTAAGGCGTGGCAAGCCTGGTTTCCAGGGACAGAGTAGTTCCCAGGCACAGCAAGTCATCAAGAGGAACTTGAGGTCTCGCGCCAAAGGAGCATACATTTGTACTTACTGTGGAAAAGCATATCGCTTTCTCTCTCAATTTAAGCAGCACATAAAAATGCACCCAGGAGAAAAACCCCTTGGAGTAAATAAAGTGGCTAAGCCAAAAGAGCATGCTCCTCTTGCAAGTGCGGTAGAAAGCAAGGAGGTTTACCAGTGCCGCCTCTGTAATGCTAAGCTCTCTTCTCTCCTAGAGCAAGGAAGCCACGAGCGGCTGTGCCGGAATGCAACCGTCTGCCCTTACTGCAGCCTCAGGTTTTTCTCGCCCGAACTAAAGCACGAGCACGAGAGCAAGTGTGAGTACAAGAAGCTGACCTGCCTCGAGTGCATGCGCACCTTCAAGTCCTCATTCAGCATCTGGCGGCACCAGGTGGAAGTGCACAATCAGAACAACATGGCCCCGACCGAGAACTTCTCTTTGCCCGTTCTGGACCACAATGGCGAAGTCACTGGTGCCTCACGGCCCCAACCCCAGCCCGAGCCTAATAAAGCAAACCACGTTGTGACAGCGAAAGATGACCATGTGTTCAATGACTCTTCAGAGCAAGTTAACTTTGACTCAGAAGACTCCTCTTGTCTCCCTGAAGACCTGAGTTTGTCTAAGCAACTGAAAATCCAAGTCAAAGAGGAACCTGTGGAGGAGGCTGAGGAAGAGGCACCTGAGGCCAGTGCAGCCCCCAAAGAAGCAGGTCCTAGTAGAGATGCTAACCTGTGGCCCTGTGAGAAGTGCGGAAAGGTATTCACGGTGCACAAGCAGCTGGAGCGGCACCAGGAGCTGCTGTGCTCAGTGAAACCATTTATCTGTCATGTGTGCAACAAAGCTTTTCGCACTAATTTTCGGCTCTGGAGTCACTTCCAGTCCCACATGTCTCAGGCTACAGAGGAATCAGCACATAAAGAATCTGAAGCATGCCCCGTTCCCACAAACTCTCCCTCGCCACCGCCTTTGCCACCGCCACCACCGCTGCCCAAGATTCAGCCCCTGGAGCCTGACGGCCCCGTGGGCTTGTCTGAAAACCCAGCTCCAGCCACAGATAAACTGTTTGTACCCCAGGAATCAGACACCCTTTTTTACCATGCCCCACCCCTTTCAGCAATCACATTTAAAAGGCAGTTTATGTGTAAACTTTGCCACAGGACTTTCAAGACTGCATTTAGTCTTTGGAGTCATGAGCAAACACACAATTGA
- the ZBTB21 gene encoding zinc finger and BTB domain-containing protein 21 isoform X2, which yields MEGLLHYINPAHAISLLSALNEERLKGQLCDVLLIVGDQKFRAHKNVLAASSEYFQSLFTNKENESQTVFQLDFCEPDAFDNVLNYIYSSSLFVEKSSLAAVQELGYSLGISFLTNIVSKTPQAPFPTCPNRKKVFVEDDENSSQKRSVIVCQSRNEAQGRTVSQNQPDLSHTSQPSPSIAVKTSTSKPHLPKPIEPLHSLSLTEKSWPKESSVGYAKSLEHSGSLDDPNRSSLVKRNAVLPSKPLQDRESMDDKPGVSGQLPKGKAIELALKRPRPPVLSLCSSSETPYLLKETNKGSSQGEDRNLLYYSKLGLVIPSSGSGSGNQSIDRSGPLVKSLLRRSLSMDSQVPVYSPSVDLKSSQGSSSVSDDAPGNVLCALSQKSSLKDCSEKAVLDDRPQVPQPHRLRSFSASQPMGREGTSPVTEVRIKTEPSSPLSDPSDIIRVTVGDAASTATASSSSSITRDLSLKTEDDQKDMSRLPAKRRFQADRRLPFKKLKVNEHGSPGAGDNFEEGSNPTLLEADFPDSDLNKDEFEQGSHERLCRNATVCPYCSLRFFSPELKHEHESKCEYKKLTCLECMRTFKSSFSIWRHQVEVHNQNNMAPTENFSLPVLDHNGEVTGASRPQPQPEPNKANHVVTAKDDHVFNDSSEQVNFDSEDSSCLPEDLSLSKQLKIQVKEEPVEEAEEEAPEASAAPKEAGPSRDANLWPCEKCGKVFTVHKQLERHQELLCSVKPFICHVCNKAFRTNFRLWSHFQSHMSQATEESAHKESEACPVPTNSPSPPPLPPPPPLPKIQPLEPDGPVGLSENPAPATDKLFVPQESDTLFYHAPPLSAITFKRQFMCKLCHRTFKTAFSLWSHEQTHN from the exons ATGGAGGGATTGCTGCATTACATCAACCCTGCACATGCCATTTCTCTCCTGAGTGCCCTCAATGAGGAGCGCCTCAAAGGACAGCTATGTGATGTGCTTCTGATTGTTGGAGACCAGAAGTTTCGAGCTCATAAAAATGTCTTGGCTGCCAGCAGTGAATATTTTCAGAGTTTATtcacaaataaggaaaatgagtCACAAACTGTATTTCAGCTTGACTTTTGTGAACCAGATGCTTTTGATAATGTTTTAAACTACATTTATTCTTCATCTTTATTTGTTGAGAAAAGCAGCCTTGCTGCTGTGCAAGAACTTGGCTATAGCCTTGGGATTTCCTTTCTGACTAACATCGTTTCTAAAACACCTCAAGCCCCCTTTCCAACATGTCCTAATAGGAAAAAAGTTTTTGTAGAAGATGATGAAAACAGTTCTCAAAAGAGAAGTGTCATTGTTTGTCAAAGTAGAAATGAAGCACAAGGAAGAACTGTTAGTCAAAATCAACCCGATCTAAGCCATACTTCCCAGCCCTCACCTAGCATTGCAGTCAAGACCAGTACCAGTAAGCCTCATCTTCCAAAACCAATTGAACCACTTCACAGTTTGTCGTTAACGGAAAAGAGTTGGCCAAAAGAGAGTTCTGTGGGATATGCAAAGTCTCTTGAGCATTCTGGATCTTTGGATGATCCTAATAGAAGCAGTTTGGTGAAAAGAAATGCAGTATTACCTTCAAAGCCTCTGCAAGACAGAGAATCTATGGACGATAAACCAGGTGTAAGTGGTCAGCTTCCAAAAGGAAAAGCCATAGAGCTGGCTTTGAAAAGACCACGGCCACCTGTTTTGTCTCTTTGTAGCTCATCAGAGACTCCCTATCTATTAAAAGAAACTAACAAAGGAAGTAGTCAAGGCGAAGACAGAAATTTGTTGTACTATTCAAAGTTAGGCTTAGTGATCCCATCCAGTGGATCTGGTTCTGGAAACCAAAGCATCGACAGAAGTGGCCCACTTGTTAAGAGTCTCCTCAGACGGTCACTGTCGATGGATAGCCAGGTTCCTGTCTATTCGCCCTCTGTAGATTTGAAATCTTCCCAGGGATCATCTTCGGTGTCAGATGATGCACCAGGGAATGTGCTTTGTGCTTTATCTCAAAAGTCATCTTTAAAAGATTGTAGTGAAAAAGCAGTCCTAGATGACAGGCCTCAAGTGCCACAACCACATCGCCTCAGGTCCTTTAGTGCTTCTCAGCCTATGGGTAGGGAGGGAACCTCCCCTGTGACTGAGGTGCGCATCAAGACTGAGCCCAGCAGCCCGCTGTCAGACCCCTCAGACATCATCCGAGTCACCGTGGGAGATGCAGCATCAACAGCAACAGCCTCATCGTCATCCTCCATCACCAGAGACTTGTCTCTGAAAACAGAAGATGACCAAAAAGACATGAGCAGACTCCCAGCAAAAAGGAGGTTCCAAGCGGACAGAAGATTGCCATTTAAGAAGTTGAAGGTGAATGAGCATGGGTCTCCTGGAGCAGGAGATAATTTTGAAGAAGGCTCAAATCCTACTCTCCTTGAAGCAGATTTTCCAGATTCTGATTTGAATAAAGATGAATTTG AGCAAGGAAGCCACGAGCGGCTGTGCCGGAATGCAACCGTCTGCCCTTACTGCAGCCTCAGGTTTTTCTCGCCCGAACTAAAGCACGAGCACGAGAGCAAGTGTGAGTACAAGAAGCTGACCTGCCTCGAGTGCATGCGCACCTTCAAGTCCTCATTCAGCATCTGGCGGCACCAGGTGGAAGTGCACAATCAGAACAACATGGCCCCGACCGAGAACTTCTCTTTGCCCGTTCTGGACCACAATGGCGAAGTCACTGGTGCCTCACGGCCCCAACCCCAGCCCGAGCCTAATAAAGCAAACCACGTTGTGACAGCGAAAGATGACCATGTGTTCAATGACTCTTCAGAGCAAGTTAACTTTGACTCAGAAGACTCCTCTTGTCTCCCTGAAGACCTGAGTTTGTCTAAGCAACTGAAAATCCAAGTCAAAGAGGAACCTGTGGAGGAGGCTGAGGAAGAGGCACCTGAGGCCAGTGCAGCCCCCAAAGAAGCAGGTCCTAGTAGAGATGCTAACCTGTGGCCCTGTGAGAAGTGCGGAAAGGTATTCACGGTGCACAAGCAGCTGGAGCGGCACCAGGAGCTGCTGTGCTCAGTGAAACCATTTATCTGTCATGTGTGCAACAAAGCTTTTCGCACTAATTTTCGGCTCTGGAGTCACTTCCAGTCCCACATGTCTCAGGCTACAGAGGAATCAGCACATAAAGAATCTGAAGCATGCCCCGTTCCCACAAACTCTCCCTCGCCACCGCCTTTGCCACCGCCACCACCGCTGCCCAAGATTCAGCCCCTGGAGCCTGACGGCCCCGTGGGCTTGTCTGAAAACCCAGCTCCAGCCACAGATAAACTGTTTGTACCCCAGGAATCAGACACCCTTTTTTACCATGCCCCACCCCTTTCAGCAATCACATTTAAAAGGCAGTTTATGTGTAAACTTTGCCACAGGACTTTCAAGACTGCATTTAGTCTTTGGAGTCATGAGCAAACACACAATTGA